In Acidobacteriota bacterium, the genomic window TCTGCCGCTTTGCCGAGGGTGCTCCGCGCCAAACATGATTTCGCGCAGGTATTTGTCCGGCGGTGGATTGCCCGCGTTGTAATCGGGCAGGTATTGATCGCGTTCGCTCTTTTCCGGTCCGGCAAGCGACTGTTCCGTTCCGTAGTAGATGCACGGAATGCCGAGCGAAAACAGTTGAATGGCTACGCCCGCGACGATCTGATGATCGGAAGCGGCATCGCTGGAAAAGCGAACCTTGTCGCCCGAAACATGATCGTGATCGTCCAGCACCGTTACGTGGCGCGGACCGGAGTGTTGATGCGAACCAAGCTCAGTTTTCCACTGGCCGACAATGTCAAAATACGCTTTGGGTGGTTCCAATCCTTTGGCGACTTGGTGCAGTTTTCGGCGCGATTGGCCAATATCCAGCGTCGCGTTCAAGTTCAGTTCCAAAACATCCAAATACCGTCCTGCGTTTTCGTCCGGCCCGCCGACTTCGCCGACCAAAAAGAAATTCTCTTTTCCCAGATTGGCGGCAAACTCTTTGATCGTGCCGCAGAAATTGCGCGCCGCCGGTTGCGACACATGCTTGAGCGTATCCAGACGAAATCCATCGCAATCGGTGAGGGCGATCCAGTACTTGAAACAGCGAGCCAGATCCGTCAGCGTATCGTTGCCATCGAAGTTGAAGTCGCGAAACGAGCCGTCAAAATCCGTGCGCTTCATTTCCGCGTGGTCGTTGTCAATGTCTTCGCCTGCCAAACTTCCCTTCCCCGCGCGGGTGTAACAATCATCGGATGTAAGTTCCTTGGGCCAAACGCCGTCAGCGTCGTTTATGATTGCTGCCGTTGGTTGCCCTTCCTCGTTGATCCAAAGGCCTTTTTCGTAATAACCCGGCCAGGATTTGAATGGCGGATTTTCCTGATTATTTTCGTAATCCCAATTGTGCCCGGAATGGTTGAAGATGATGTCGAGAATGATGCGCATTTCCTTTTTGTGCGCCGCTTCGACCAATTCGACCAGGTCTTTGCGCGTGCCGAAGTGCGGATCAATCTCCAGAAAATCCTGAATGCCGTAGCCGTGGTACGAGTTGAGGTGGCCGCGTTGTTTGAACACCGGCCCAACCCAAAGCACGGACACACCCAACTCCTGCAAATAACTCAGTTTGGAAGTGATCCCAGCAATCGTGCCGCCTTGCCAACGTTCGCCGCCGGATTGCGCCCAATGATCCCAGCGAAACGTCGCGGGTCGCGTTGCGGGGATATTGTCTCGTTTGAGCAGTGGACGGTTTTCTCTTTCTTCTTTCCCATCGCTGAAACGATCCGGCAACAGGAAGTAGAGGATTTCATTCCGCCAATCCACCGGAGATGGATAAAATTGTTGCCGCCTGGGCAAAACGACATCCCGGACGCTTTCGGGTCGCTTGGTCGTCAACTGATCTTCACGAAATGACATGGTGATTGCTCCTTCAATGGCTAAGTTCGGCTTTGTTCAAGAGAACAGATTGAGTCAAAAACAAGAATGCCTGCCAGGACGGCAGGCATTATGACGCGATCAGGTTTTCACCACCAGGTCTTTTCTCGTTACTGTTTCCCGACGGCCATTTGCTGCGGAGTTTCGCTGCCCAGCCGGACAGGGAAAATCATCGGCACAGTTTCACGATATTGCCGATAATCATCACCATACAACCGGATCAAATCCCGCTCCTCGAACTGAATCGCCAAAAAGATGTACGCAGTCGTCGCCACCGCGAACACCAGATGAGCCGCTGTCATCGTGGGCGTCGCCCAATTGATGCACAGCCAGCTCAGATAAATCGGATGGCGCACGTGCTGGTACAGTCCCGGCGTTTTGAAATTGAGCGGCGTGCATTCGCGGCCACGCAGGTACCGCCAAACCTGAAGCAAGCCGAACAACTCGAAGTGATCAATCATAAAAGTGGAAGCCAGCAACAACAGCCAGCCGAAAAAATACAATCCGTAAATCGCCCAGCGGCCCACCGTAGCTTCGATGTTCCAAATTTCGCCGCCGATGGGCTGCCATTGCCAGAACATCAGCAACAGCGCCAGCGAACTGAACAGCACATACGTGGCGCGTTCCACCGGTTCGGGCACCAGACGCGTCCAGGCGCGTTTGAACCAGCGTCGCGCCATCACACTGTGTTGGACGGCGAAAACCCCCAACAAGCCTGCGTCAATCAACAACGCCGAAGCCAGCGAGCCTTGCAACCCGGAATCAATCGTTTTGGGAACGATCAGGTTGCCGACAAAGCCAACTGCATACAGAAACGTTGCGAAGAAAACCAGGTAACAGAACACCCCATAAACAAACGCTGCGATTCGCGAAAACATAGCATCTCCTTCTCATCATCAATGGCTCAGCAGGCGCCAAGGCTGCCCGCTGAGATTTTTGAATTGGCGCGGAGCATCATCACGGCTCAGGTGCGCCTTTCTATCGTTTCAGCACTTCTCGCAATCGAGCGAGGTGATGGTAGCTGTGCCGGACGGCATGATCTTCCAGCATGAATTGGCAGGTCAGCGGAGCGTCCGCATTCAGCGATAGCGGAGCCGCCTGGTCGAGTTGTTCGTCGCCTAACGCACGGATTGCGGTTGCAGCTTCCGCGCTGTTCTGCCGGAGCAACTGCAGTGCCTCCGCTTTCGTGACGGCATCGTTCTCTTTGGCGTGTCCGGCATTCATATCGTGGACAACATTCCAGGTCACACCCTGTACTGGATTGCCCGCCGCCAAGGTCTGCGCCAATTGAATTTCAATGGGATAAACGCTGGCGACGTGATGCACAATGACGCCGACTTTGCGTCCGTCTTTTGGTACGCGGGTCTGCCATTCCGCATCCGTAAGCGATTCCGCGAATTTGGCAAGTGCGTCAGCGCCCTGTTCAAGCCGTTCCGCAAGGGCATTTGAACGTTTGCTCATTGTGTTTCCTCCATTTGCAATTTGATCTTGTGAAAAAATCGGGCGGCAGCGCTGATTACAGATTGCGCGACCGCCCATGCCAGTTTGGGTAGAATCATTCCAGCGTTTCCCTATCATTCATTACTCATGATTTGCCAGGAACAACGCCTTGCCGGGCTTTATTGAGCGCCTGCCCCGGCAGCCTGCGCCAATTTGCGTTCGGCTTTGGATTCAGACAGCACAAACCGCGAGCCAGTTCCTGGGAACCTCACTTCGGACAGAAAATGCTGTTGATCGTATTCCTTGAACACCAGACTCGATTTGGATCGCTTTTCCGTACCATCCAGCGACGTGATTTGGGTAAACAGATAAATGCCTCGTTCTGAGCTTTGAATCAGCAACAGAGTCGGCATCTGCTGATTGCGTTTGACGGTGTATTGACCTGCCGGAAGAACTTTTCCGTTGACCTGAAAATCAAATGGAACCTGAACCGTCATCAAATATTCTGTGGATTGCGCACTGACTTTCAGCCCCCCAAACAACAAAAACAGAAATGACAATGCGATACCGTAAATCGTTTGCTTTTTCATTCTTATGACATCCTTTCGTAATTGAACCGATTGTTACGAAACCGCCGGCAAGCCGGACGATCTCCTTCTCCTGTTGAAAGCAGCAAACATCGCCGCTCACTTCACCCATGCGAAAAAGAAAGCGGAAATTGCCAGTCGCTGGGAATTATTTTTTTGACTTCGCGAATTATCGGTTTGACTGGATTGCCGCAGGTTGAGTCCGCACAAACTGCCTCTGACATCTGGCGTGGGTTTATGGCAAAGAGACTGATGGGGGTGTTTGCGACTTGAAGAAACTTGGAAAGGTTTGAATCGAAATGCATCTGAATGAACCAGGAGGGATCAGGACTTCTCGCGATCAAGAAGCCCTTCCTCCGTGGTTCACCGCAGCGAGATCGCTGCTCACTTATTCAGGCGAAAAATGAAGAGGAAATTGCCAATCGTGGAAAGATATTTTTGAGCCGAATTTGCCGCGTGTCAGCGTTTTTCCTGGGGCAGATTTCGATAAAGCGCAGCCTTGTCCGGCTTTTCCCAGGCTTCATACAACTCAATCAATCGGCTGACCGTTTTGCGCGTCAATGCGTGCTGTTCGCCTCGCTCAACTTTTAATCCCGCATAACCCGTCAAAAGTTGCTCCTCAGCTTCAGGATATCGTTTGAGCCTCGTCAGGCAATCGCCGAGGAAACTGCGTGCGCGGTTGACCAGCCAATGCTCCGGGTTAAGGGTTTTCAGGCAAATTTCGAGCGCTTGTCGGCCAAGCCGCTCCGCTTCTTCGTAACGTCCCTGATCCAAGTACACAGCCGCCAGATTGTAGATGCTGGTCGCTGTTTCAGAATTTTCTTCTCCCAACACTTTGCGGCGAATTTCGATTGCCTGTCGAAACAGCGTTTCGGCCTCGGCATAATTGCCTTTTTCGCGCAACAACGTTCCCAGATTGTGCATCGTCGTCGCCAATCGCGGATGGCCGTCGCCAAAAAGTTTGCGCCGCAGCGCCATCGTTTGCCTGTATAGTTGTTCGGCTTCGTCCCTGTCGCCTGTATCCTGTAACGCCGAAGCCAGGTTGGACATGCTGACGGCTACTTCCGGATGTTCATCGCCCAACAGTTTGCGGCGCAAGGCCAGTGCTTCGCGAAATAGCGTCACCGCCTCCTGAAACTTTTCCTGCTCCTGTAACATTGCAGCCAGATTGTTCAGGCTATCCGCAATGTGCGGGTCTTCTTCGCCATACAGTTTGCGATATATGGCCAGCGTTTGTCGGTAATAGTCGGCGGCCTGCGCAAAATTCCCGCGCTCGCTCGACAGTCGCCCCAGATTGGTCAAACTGGTGGCTACATCTACGTGCTCTTCGCCAAGCCGCTTGCGCCTCAGTGCCAGGGCTTCGCGCAGCAAAGGTTCAGCCTCGTCCAACTTGCCCAGAGCCACCAGCACCGATCCATAACTGTTCATGGTGTCGGCCACTTCCAGATGATCTGCGCCCAACAGTCTGCGCCGCATCGCCAACACATCGCGGAATTTAGCTTCGCTGCCGGCATAATCTCCCCTTAGATACGCCAGCGCAGCCAAATGATTCATGCTTTCCGCTACGACGGGATTTTCAGCGCCCAGCATTTGCCGTCGTAATTTGAGCGCCTCTTCCAACAACGGCTGCGCGCGATCATAAACGCCGATGCGTTGATACAATTCACCAATCGTGTCCATCAGTTTTGCCTGCACCAAAGGCTGGCCCTTCAAATCCCGCACGACTTTTTCCGCGCCTTGATCCAGAAGTTCTTTGGCCGTGATGGCGTTGCCGTGGGATTTTCCCGGATCGGCAAAATCAAATACGGATACCAGCGATTGCGTCACGACCTCCGCCGTCGCTGCGGCCTGATTGGCGCGGTCGCGTTCGCGGGCAAGTCGAACAGCCAGCACCGCCAGCGCAATGGCCAGGATGACAAGCAGCGCCAACGCGGCAACGCCTGCTTTGTGGCGGCGGACGAATTTTTCCGCGCGATACCGGAACGTGTCTTTGCGCGCAACGACGGGCAACCCCACCAGGTAACGGCGCAAATCTTCGGAAAACTGTTCGACCGATGCATAGCGGCGTTCCGGTTCCTTGCGCAACGCCATCAGCACAATGTTGTCCAGGTCGCCTTCAAGCTGCCGCGCGAGTTTCATGGGCACATCATTTTGCTGGCGCGCGGCTTCGCTGGGGCGTGGAGCTTCGGTTTCACAGATTGCGCGTTCAATTTCGGCCGGAGAATACGTGGCGAATTGATGCGGACGCCGTTCGGTCAGCAATTCATACAGCACAGCGCCAAGCGCGTAAACATCCGTCGCCGTTGTGATTGCGCCGCCGCGCACCTGTTCAGGGCTGGCGTATTCGGGCGTCATCATTCGCAACGCCGTTTCGGTCCGCGTGATGGCTTCTCCGGGTTCAGCGGCCAGCAGTTTGGCGATGCCAAAATCCAGCAGCTTGAGTGTGCCGTCTTCCGTCACCAAAATATTGCTGGGTTTCAAATCGCGGTGAACGACCAGTTTTTGGTGCGCGTGCTGTACGGCGGCGCAAGCATCGCGGAACAATTTCAACTTTTCGTCCAGCGTAAGCCGATGGCGATGGCAATACTCTGTGATCGGAATCCCGTCCACGAATTCCATGACGAAATAAGGCAATCCGTCCGCTGTCGTTCCGCCGTCAAATAACCGGGCAATATGCGGATGATCCAGCGAAGCCAGAATTTGCCGCTCGCGCAAAAAGCGCACGCGCACGAAATCCGAATCCATCCCGCGTTTGATTAGTTTGAGCGCAACTTGCTGCTGGAACTGCCTGTCGTCACGCACCGCTTCATAAACGGTGCCCATTCCTCCATGCCCTATCACCCGCTCGATACGATAAGAACCGATGCGCGTACCGGCCAGATTCTCCGTCCCTTCAGTGGTCAGCGAAAACGCCGCATCGGCAATCGGCTGAACCAGGAAATCTTCCGTGGTGTCACTTGCGAGCAGCGACAGCACTTCCTGGCGCAGTTCTTCGTCGCCATCGCAAATGCGCGTCAAATGCATTTCGCGCTCTTCCAGCGGACGCGCCACAACCGTCCGAAATACTTCTTCAATCCGTTGCCAGCGTTTGGGATTCATAGGTGGGATGCCTCTGAGAAGAGGATTTACTTTTCCATTTCGCGGCGCAACCACGCGCGCGCCAGTCGTTGTTCGTCGCTGATGGTACTCACGGAAAGCCCAAGCGCTTCAGCCGTCTGTTCCAGACTCAAACCGGCAAAATACCGCAATTCGATGATGCGGACTTTGCGTTCGTCCAGTTTGGCCAGCGTCACCAGCGCATCATCAAGCGCAACCAATTCCGCGGCTTTTTCTTCAGTAAAGGTCAATGCTTCTTCGAGCGAAAATTTCTGCCCGCCATCGCGTTTGATCGCTGAACGCGCCCGCGCATGTTCGACCAGAATTTGGCGCATCAATTGCGCCGCCACGCCGAAAAAATGTTTGCGGCTTTGCCATTCCGGAAAGTCCTGTTTGATCAATCGCAGGTACGCTTCATTGATGAGCGCCGTCGGTTGCAAGCTGTGGTCGTCGCGTTCACGACGCAAATAGCCTCGTGCCAGTTTGCGGAGTTCCTGATAAATCACAGGCATCAATTGGTCGAGCGCTGAGCGGTCGCCCCGACTCCACTGCAATAAAAGCAGTGTGATTTCGTTGGACGGCGGTGTTTCCATACTTCTGGGCTGCCATTTTACCGATAGCTGTCAAATGCACAATTACCCCGTTCTGAATAAATTGCCGGAATCGCGCCAAACCGGTTGGTTACCAAAACAAACGCGGCGGGCAGATGCCGCGCACCCGCCCGCCGCTTTCTCATTGCGCCGCAATCATTTACGGAGCGAAGTAACCGCTGAGGTCAATCACCAAATCCGTCGTGCTGGCGGCATAGCGTTTGAAGGCTCCATCTGCTCCCAAGCCAACCGTGAAGTGCCGATTGAAGACAATCCCCGTCCGGTAGTTCGACGTAGCGATGAACGGTTGAGTCGCGTCGCTCGGCCAGAAGGTCAGGAAGCCATTGGCAGAGACGTTGACCGTTGTCGCGTTGCCGACCACGGCTTTGGCTGCGGCGGGAATTCCGGTGCAGACGCCGGTTGCAGGTTGCAAATACGCCGTGCCGCCGATCATCTGCGCGCCAGGGGTGAAGCAGCCCGTCTGCCCTGCGCGCGTATCCAGCAATCTCACTGGCGTTGGCAACGGATTGAACAGCAAGCCTTGGCCGTTCGTGTCATTCAACTGCGTGCTGAAATAGCCCAACACATCCACTACCAAATCCGTTGTCGCCGCCGTGTAGATGTTGAATTGGCCGCTCGGCGATAAACCCACTGTGA contains:
- a CDS encoding alpha-amylase; this encodes MSFREDQLTTKRPESVRDVVLPRRQQFYPSPVDWRNEILYFLLPDRFSDGKEERENRPLLKRDNIPATRPATFRWDHWAQSGGERWQGGTIAGITSKLSYLQELGVSVLWVGPVFKQRGHLNSYHGYGIQDFLEIDPHFGTRKDLVELVEAAHKKEMRIILDIIFNHSGHNWDYENNQENPPFKSWPGYYEKGLWINEEGQPTAAIINDADGVWPKELTSDDCYTRAGKGSLAGEDIDNDHAEMKRTDFDGSFRDFNFDGNDTLTDLARCFKYWIALTDCDGFRLDTLKHVSQPAARNFCGTIKEFAANLGKENFFLVGEVGGPDENAGRYLDVLELNLNATLDIGQSRRKLHQVAKGLEPPKAYFDIVGQWKTELGSHQHSGPRHVTVLDDHDHVSGDKVRFSSDAASDHQIVAGVAIQLFSLGIPCIYYGTEQSLAGPEKSERDQYLPDYNAGNPPPDKYLREIMFGAEHPRQSGRDGLQSGAAGEDSTLPAFGAFGSVGHHCFDKDFPTFKRISALIALRRERPVLRYGRQYLRDIAEPDQAFRPAQAGELIAWARILDDEEALCIVNGNGVSSRGAEVIVDNKLNAGTDAFMQVIHNSAQTVAGASYSGSHPVGERLPVKTRDGAAYVEVRDLPPSEVLVITNLP
- a CDS encoding isoprenylcysteine carboxylmethyltransferase family protein; protein product: MFSRIAAFVYGVFCYLVFFATFLYAVGFVGNLIVPKTIDSGLQGSLASALLIDAGLLGVFAVQHSVMARRWFKRAWTRLVPEPVERATYVLFSSLALLLMFWQWQPIGGEIWNIEATVGRWAIYGLYFFGWLLLLASTFMIDHFELFGLLQVWRYLRGRECTPLNFKTPGLYQHVRHPIYLSWLCINWATPTMTAAHLVFAVATTAYIFLAIQFEERDLIRLYGDDYRQYRETVPMIFPVRLGSETPQQMAVGKQ
- a CDS encoding DinB family protein encodes the protein MGGRAICNQRCRPIFSQDQIANGGNTMSKRSNALAERLEQGADALAKFAESLTDAEWQTRVPKDGRKVGVIVHHVASVYPIEIQLAQTLAAGNPVQGVTWNVVHDMNAGHAKENDAVTKAEALQLLRQNSAEAATAIRALGDEQLDQAAPLSLNADAPLTCQFMLEDHAVRHSYHHLARLREVLKR
- a CDS encoding serine/threonine protein kinase; amino-acid sequence: MNPKRWQRIEEVFRTVVARPLEEREMHLTRICDGDEELRQEVLSLLASDTTEDFLVQPIADAAFSLTTEGTENLAGTRIGSYRIERVIGHGGMGTVYEAVRDDRQFQQQVALKLIKRGMDSDFVRVRFLRERQILASLDHPHIARLFDGGTTADGLPYFVMEFVDGIPITEYCHRHRLTLDEKLKLFRDACAAVQHAHQKLVVHRDLKPSNILVTEDGTLKLLDFGIAKLLAAEPGEAITRTETALRMMTPEYASPEQVRGGAITTATDVYALGAVLYELLTERRPHQFATYSPAEIERAICETEAPRPSEAARQQNDVPMKLARQLEGDLDNIVLMALRKEPERRYASVEQFSEDLRRYLVGLPVVARKDTFRYRAEKFVRRHKAGVAALALLVILAIALAVLAVRLARERDRANQAAATAEVVTQSLVSVFDFADPGKSHGNAITAKELLDQGAEKVVRDLKGQPLVQAKLMDTIGELYQRIGVYDRAQPLLEEALKLRRQMLGAENPVVAESMNHLAALAYLRGDYAGSEAKFRDVLAMRRRLLGADHLEVADTMNSYGSVLVALGKLDEAEPLLREALALRRKRLGEEHVDVATSLTNLGRLSSERGNFAQAADYYRQTLAIYRKLYGEEDPHIADSLNNLAAMLQEQEKFQEAVTLFREALALRRKLLGDEHPEVAVSMSNLASALQDTGDRDEAEQLYRQTMALRRKLFGDGHPRLATTMHNLGTLLREKGNYAEAETLFRQAIEIRRKVLGEENSETATSIYNLAAVYLDQGRYEEAERLGRQALEICLKTLNPEHWLVNRARSFLGDCLTRLKRYPEAEEQLLTGYAGLKVERGEQHALTRKTVSRLIELYEAWEKPDKAALYRNLPQEKR
- a CDS encoding sigma-70 family RNA polymerase sigma factor, whose protein sequence is METPPSNEITLLLLQWSRGDRSALDQLMPVIYQELRKLARGYLRRERDDHSLQPTALINEAYLRLIKQDFPEWQSRKHFFGVAAQLMRQILVEHARARSAIKRDGGQKFSLEEALTFTEEKAAELVALDDALVTLAKLDERKVRIIELRYFAGLSLEQTAEALGLSVSTISDEQRLARAWLRREMEK